Genomic window (Streptosporangium brasiliense):
GCTTCACCACACGCAACCGACACCACGATTCCCGCCGCCTATGAGGCCTTCCTGGCCGCCCGAAGCGGCTCCACTGCCCTCCTGATCATCTGGGTAGAGAGCGCATCCATCTATCCGTCACCGTCGATGCCGCCGCCGGCCCAGATCGCCTCCGGCACGGTCATGGCGTTCACCGCGGGCGCCGCCGCACTGAGCTGGTGCGTGAGCCCGATCCAGCGCCTGGCCCGCCGCCCACACCCGCGTCTACACGAACGGCTACGCACCCTCGCCATCGTCTTGTGGCTCTCGGCGGTCATCACGCTGCCCATGGCGGTCTACATCGTGCTGTGGTCCGTCCTGTGATGGCCGTTCACCGACCTGGCCGCCAGGCGGATGTGGGCCGGGCATGCGGCCTTGGCGGCCGGTCCCGGCCCGCACCGCCCACGGCGCGTCAACGGCGATTCGAATTCGCGATCCCGTTCGCACTCCGGCGCGTACCGTGGCCGTCGTGACGTTCGAGGATCTGTCGGCCGGCCTGCCCTCCGAGGGGACTGATCCGGTGACCGCGCCGGCGATCGCCAGTGAGCACTTCGCCACCCACGTGAACCTGCTGGCCGACCAGCTCGGCAAGGTCGAGCTGAACGCCGACGGCGTCGAGCTGGTCAACGCTGCCGTGCACCGGGCCTTCACCGCGGCCGGGTTGGCGGCCGGGCTGACCATCGGCCTGCAACGCCACACCCGGGACACCGAGTGCCCGCACTACAACGTGATCACCGACGCCGAGTGGGCACCGCTGACCGACGGCGGCGGCCACATGCGTAAGCCCGCCTACGAGTGCGAGCTGCAGCCGGGGCACCCGGGCCCGCACATGGCCCACGTCCAGATCATTCCCGAGCCGGACCGGTTCATCTGGAAACGACAAGACGGTGCGGAGCTGGTTCCACTCACCGGCGAATCGGTGTCTGCCTGCACACCAGTCCTCTTCTGAAGCGTGCCGGCCAGGGATGACGACCCCCGCATGCTCTTCGCGCCGGCTCCGTCAACGTCGCTTCGGCGGTCTGCGGTAGGTGACCGGTTTGTCGCCCTTCCCGGGGAACGCCATGATCAGTAGACGTTGGCCGCCCTCGTGCGGTCCCTTCCACTTGAACCAGTCGTAGTGCACGCGGATCCGGTAGTGCCCCGCCCGGCCGTTGAGTGACAGGTCGGGAAATTCGGTTCCGCTCAGACCGTCCCTGAGCACGATCTCGCCGGTGGGGCTTTCGTAGCCGACCTCGGCGACGTGGTCCCAGCCCTTGGTCTCCACCGGTGGGCGGCGGGTGTAGGTCTCCAGGGTGACGCAGAGGTCGTAGTCGGAGTGCGTCCGGATCATCAGGTGACCGGGGAGAGCGGCCACCAGGTCGTTGTCCTGAGCCTTGTCGAGCAGGCCGTCCTCGTACGGGTCCGCGTCGTCCTCGGTCGGCTCGTACGTCTCCATGACCCCGTAGTCCGTCCACTGGGGTTCCTTCATGCGGATCACTTTGGCCGGTCTGATGAGCAGGCGGTGGGGCGGGCTCGAGTCGCACATGCGCTGCGCGTCGGCCTCCCACTCCTGGTCCTCCCGGTCCTGTTCAGCGGCCGCGGCCTTGACCACGGCGTCGGCGCTGGGGCAGATCTCTGCGAGCGGGTAGGTCAGGGCATCGCGCGTCAGTCCCCGCGTCGTCTGAAGGCGGGCGACCTCCTGGGGATCGTTGCGGGTGTAGATGCCGCACAGCCAGCGGGCATTGGCGAGGATCACGGTGTCAGGCGTGGTGGCGGCGAGTTTGATCACGTTTCCCTGCCGGAGGGAGCACACGAGTCGCTGGTCCCGGGTGAGCTTGGGTTCCTCGGGCTCGCCCGTCCACGTCTTGCGTGGGGTGCAGTCTTCGGCCGCGGTGACCGGGCCGCGGGCCAGGTCCGCCATGGGCACGAACGCGAGCGCGACCAGCGTGGCGACTTGGGCCAGGAGGAGCATGCGGCGGCGTGTGCGCTGGGCCATCGGGGTCGGGTACAGGAACGGCAGGAGCAGGGCGGAGGCGAGCAAGGCCGCGCTGTACCACGCCGGTGAGATGCCGAGGAAGATCTCACCGGCGTGCTTCTGGGTGAACAGGCTCTCCGGGTAGATCTGTGTGCCTTCGTAGAAGCCGTCGAAGTCCTCCGGCACGGGCGTTGCCGTGAGCGCGCTGGCGAAGCCCACGGCCGCGGCGATGATCAGCGTCAGTGTCGTGAACCGCAGGGTGCGGCGGGTCCGGCGCAGGACAGCGGCCAGTATCAGCAGCGCGGGGCCGCCGACGCCGACGAAGACGTCCAGGACGAGCCAGGTCAGCGCGTTCCCGCTGCCTCCGTCCACGCGGACGAACTGTTCGATCACGCCTCTGGGGCCGATCCAGAGGTACTTGCCGTGCGCGAGGTTGACGGCAGCGGGGATCAGCGGCAGCGCGATGGTCACGGCGGCCGGCGGCCACCACCTGGCCGCCGGCCGTACCGGCATGTGTCCCGCGTCCGGTTGGGGAAGGGGGGCCGTCAGCTCGTGGGCGGTCCTGGCATCCCATACCAGCCCGAAGACACTGACAGCACCGAGGAGCGTGTAGACCGTGAGGATGCTGGGCAACCCGCTGCCGCCGAACGAGACCATCCCGGAGGGCTGGAGGACCGATACCACCTGCGCGATGACGCCTATCCGGACGGTCGCCGCGCTCCAGCGGGGATCCTTGGCCTGGGCGATGAGGACCGACACCGACCACGCCAGCCAGACGTAGCCGTACCCTCCGGCCAGGGTCAAGATCTGCTCGGCGGAGCGCAGGTCGAAGAGGTCGGTGATTTCCTGGCCGAGGTTGCTCACGGCGGCGATGGTTCCGGCGATGAGGGAGAACAGCCGTAGCCTGGGGGAGACGGTGTCCCGGAGCACCAGGAAGAACAGCCAGACGATGGCCAGTTGCACGAAACCGGAGGCGATTTCCGTAACTGACCAGACCCAGTAGATCTTCCATGCGTGGATCAGCGGGGTGCTGGCGATACTGATCAGGCTGTAGCCGACGCCGAGATACAGGGCGAGCCGCAGCAGGCCGACTTTCCTGCCCCGGTATGTCAGCTCGCCCCTGGCGCGACCGCGCAGCACCTGCCACAGGGCCCAGGCCTGAAGCGCCCCGATGAGGATCAGGACGACCGTCAGCCCCCACGGGACGGTGAGGGTTTCTTCGCCGGGGCCGAGAAACCAGCCCATGCCCGAGTCGTGGGTGACGATCTTCCAGAGGAGGTCTCCCCGGTCGGTGGTCAGCGCGAAGGCACCCAGCACGGCGACTACGGCGAGGTAGCCGAGCGCGATCAGGACGGCGATCCTGCCGAAACGGTAGCGACGCATGGCCATCTCTCGAAGGGAGCGGTCAAAACGCCCAACTTAGCGAGTCACCAGGAAGTTGATCAAGCCGTGGTGAGAGCGGCGGCCGCCGCGAGCGCCAGCGCGCCGGACGATCGGCACATGAACGACATCGCGGAAGCGTAGCGAGATCATCCCGCTAGTGGCATGGCCGCCGCCTGTCGACGCCGGGGAAGTAGCCCGCCCACTGCTCGGCCGTGAGGTCCGGGTACGCCCTGGCGCAGACGGCCAGGCCGGCCAGTGCCGGATCGACGCTCCACAGCCGGGCCGGGCGGTCGGCGCCGCCGCTGACCAGCAGGCGGCCCGCGAACAGCAGGCCGACCACGGGCCCTTCGCCGCCCGTCAGGATCGCCCAGCGGGCGGGCGCGCGGGGATCCGTGACGTCCCACAGGTGCACGCTCGGCTCGCCGCCGCCGGTCGCGAGCAGGCGGCCGTCGGGGCTGAAGACGAGCGAGTCCACGTAGGTGCCGTGGCCGTCCAGGACCGCCAGCGGGGCCGGGCGGCCGGGGCGGGTGACGTCCCACAGCCGGACGGTGGTGTCCTGGCCGGTGGTGGCCAGGGTGCGGCCGTCGGGGCTGAACGCGCCGTTGTAGACCGCGTTGTTGTGGCCGCGCAGGACCGCCGCGGAGACTGGGCGGCCCGGGTCGGTGAGGTCCCACAGGCGGGCAGTCCTGTCGTAGCCGAAGGAGGCGAGCAGGCGCCCGGACGGGGCGAAGGCGAGGGCGTTGACGAAGCCGGTGTGGCCGGTGAGCGGCCGGGTCTCACGCGGGTGGGCGGGGTCGCTGATGTCCCAGGTGCGGATCACGAGGTCGCGGGTGGCGGTGACGGCGAGCATCCGGCGGTCGGCGCTGAACTCGGCGCTGTCCGGGGGTGCCGCCGCGCCGTTCATGGTCGCGAGGAGGGCGGGGGCGGGGCCGGTGAGGCTCCACAGGCGGATCGTGCCGCCGGGGCCCGCGGTGACCATGAGCGATCCGTCGGCGGACAGCTTCACCAGCCCTTCGGTGCGGGCCTGGAGCCGGCTCACCGGGCGGTGCGGGTCGCTGACGTCCCAGCGCAGCACGCGATCGCCGTTTCCTGTGATCACCGTACGGCCGTCCGGGGCGGCCCAGACCGGCCTGGTGCGCCCGCCGCCCATGAGGGCGGGGCCGGGCAGGTCCCACAGGCGGAGCAGGTGGTCGTAGGAGCCGGTGGCGAGGGTGTGGCCGTCCGGGCTGAAGGCGACGTCGGACATCGCCCCGGTGTCGATCGGGGCACCGGGGCGCGGGCTGAGCGTCTGGAGTGGACGTCCGTCGGCGACGTCCCAGACGCGGGCGGTGTTGTCGTCGCCCGCGGTGGCGATGGTACGGCCGTCCGGGGCGAAGACGGCGCTGTTCACCGCCCAGCGGTGGCCGGACAGCGTGGACTGGAGGCGGGGATGGCGCGGCCGGGCCACGTCCCACACCCGGGGTGTGCCGTCCTGACCGGCGGTGACCAGGCGCCGCCCATCGGGATCGAACGCGACCGACAAGACCCTGCCGGTGTGACCCACCAGCGTCGAGAGCGGGCGGACGCCGGTGGGCGTCAGGGCCGGGCCGGATCCGGTCATCGGCGGGACTGGGCGGGTTCCGGTCGCTGGTGGCAGCGGTGGTAAGGCGGTCAGGTCCCACAGGCGGGCCGTGCCGTCGTCCCCGGCGCCGGCCAGCAGCCCGCCGTGTACGGCCAGCCGCCGCACCATGCCCCGGTGGCCGTGCAGCGTGGCCAGGGGCCGGCCCGTGGCCGCGTCCCTCAGGGTGATCACGCCCGTGCCGCCGCCGGTGGCCAGGAACCGGCCGTCCGGGGTGTAGGCCAGTGCGTGAACGGCGCCGTCGGCGGCGGGCAGGGTCATCAGGGGCCGGACGGTGGTGGGGTCCGTCAAGGGACGGGCGATGGCGGGATCCGTCAAGGGACGGGCGACGGGAACGTCCCACAGGCGGATGGTGCCGTCGTCGCCGCCGCTGGCGAGCCGCCGCCCGCCGGGTGCGAAGGCGAGCGCGACGACCTCGCCTGTGTGCCCGGCCAGGACGGCGAGCGGGCGCGGCCGGTGCGGCGTGGCCACGTCCCACAGCCGCACGGTCCCGTCCTTGCTCGCGCTGGCGAGCAGCTCGCCGCCGGGCGCGTACTCGACATCGTGCACGTAGTCGGTGTGGCCGCTCAGCCGCAGGTCGAACGGTACGCCGAAGGCGCTGAGCAGCCCGCCGCGCGCCTCCATGGTGGGTGCGAGCACGTACGCGGCCTGGACGAGCCGGGCGGCGAGCGCGGGATCGGCGGCGCGGACGGTGGACGCCTGCCCGGCCACCTGGCGGGACAGGGCGATGTCGCGCTGCTCGCGCGCGGTCGCGGCCTCGTCGAGCGCGGCGACGCCGCTGAGGCAGGCCAGCACGAGCAGCAGGACGAGGCCGGCCACCAGCCGCCGCAGCCTGCGTGCCCCGGCGCGGGCGGCCTGCTCCTGCCGCCGTACCAGCTCGGCCGAGGCGTCGAGGAACTCGGCAGCGAGCGTGCCGGGCGGATGCGTCGTGGCCGTGCTCCACTCCTGGGCGGCGGCCAGGCGGGTGCCCTGGTAGAGGGAGGCGGGGTCGCGGCCCTCGTGGTCCCAGGCGGCGGCGTCGGTGGCCAGGCGGCGGCCGGCGAGGAGCGCGGCCCGGTCCTCCGTGAGCCATGAGCGCAGCAGCGGCCAGGCGGTGAGCAGCGCCTCGTGGCTGATCTCGACGGTTCCGTCGTCGGCGGTGAGCAGGCGCTGGGCGACGAAGCGGTCCAGGACGTCCCCGGCGCCCTCGGGCAGGTGGTGCCTGGCCACGCGGCGGCGGGCGTCGGCGGTGTCGTCGGCGACGTGCACCAGTTGCAGCAGCAGCCGCCGGGCCAGCGTGCGCTGCGGCTCGGTCAGCCCGGCATAGGCGGTGCCGGCGCTGAGCGCGATCGCGCCGGCGATGCCGCCGGCCGCGTGGTAGTCGGCGACGGTGATCGTGGTGCCGTGGCCACGCCGCCAGGTGGCGTACAGGGCGTGGGACAACAGCGGCAGTGCGCCGGCGGCCGGAGCCCGGTCGCGCAGGGTCAGATCGCGCAGGATGAGGTCGGTCAGCCCGGCTTCGAGGTCGAGGCCGGCCTTGCGGGCCGGCTCGGCGATGGCCGCGCGCAGGCCGGCCTCGTCCATCGGGCCGAGCGTGAGCTGGCCCTCGGTGATGGCGGCCACCAGCTCCCGATGGCCCAGGGCCTGGGTGTAGAAGTCGGAGCGCAGGCCGAGCACGACGACGTTGCCGCGCGCGAGGCCGTGAACGGCGGCGACGAAGGCGTGCCGCTCCTCCTCGTCCCCGCACAGGGTGAACAGCTCCTCGAACTGGTCG
Coding sequences:
- a CDS encoding nSTAND1 domain-containing NTPase, translating into MPEANDPLPRRIRTRRDFADELTLLRERAGLTVRQVAAKVGVRGAHSTIGDWFAGRGLPSTSSRELLLQVLHACGEDDQDRIGEWLAGWRRARQRRGAPRSGPAPYRGLAAFQPENAGWFFGRDEPARRLVARVGELRGRGGGLQVLVGPSGSGKSSLIGAGLIATLGMGTVRTPGARPMDTLAGLEGPLIVLDQFEELFTLCGDEEERHAFVAAVHGLARGNVVVLGLRSDFYTQALGHRELVAAITEGQLTLGPMDEAGLRAAIAEPARKAGLDLEAGLTDLILRDLTLRDRAPAAGALPLLSHALYATWRRGHGTTITVADYHAAGGIAGAIALSAGTAYAGLTEPQRTLARRLLLQLVHVADDTADARRRVARHHLPEGAGDVLDRFVAQRLLTADDGTVEISHEALLTAWPLLRSWLTEDRAALLAGRRLATDAAAWDHEGRDPASLYQGTRLAAAQEWSTATTHPPGTLAAEFLDASAELVRRQEQAARAGARRLRRLVAGLVLLLVLACLSGVAALDEAATAREQRDIALSRQVAGQASTVRAADPALAARLVQAAYVLAPTMEARGGLLSAFGVPFDLRLSGHTDYVHDVEYAPGGELLASASKDGTVRLWDVATPHRPRPLAVLAGHTGEVVALAFAPGGRRLASGGDDGTIRLWDVPVARPLTDPAIARPLTDPTTVRPLMTLPAADGAVHALAYTPDGRFLATGGGTGVITLRDAATGRPLATLHGHRGMVRRLAVHGGLLAGAGDDGTARLWDLTALPPLPPATGTRPVPPMTGSGPALTPTGVRPLSTLVGHTGRVLSVAFDPDGRRLVTAGQDGTPRVWDVARPRHPRLQSTLSGHRWAVNSAVFAPDGRTIATAGDDNTARVWDVADGRPLQTLSPRPGAPIDTGAMSDVAFSPDGHTLATGSYDHLLRLWDLPGPALMGGGRTRPVWAAPDGRTVITGNGDRVLRWDVSDPHRPVSRLQARTEGLVKLSADGSLMVTAGPGGTIRLWSLTGPAPALLATMNGAAAPPDSAEFSADRRMLAVTATRDLVIRTWDISDPAHPRETRPLTGHTGFVNALAFAPSGRLLASFGYDRTARLWDLTDPGRPVSAAVLRGHNNAVYNGAFSPDGRTLATTGQDTTVRLWDVTRPGRPAPLAVLDGHGTYVDSLVFSPDGRLLATGGGEPSVHLWDVTDPRAPARWAILTGGEGPVVGLLFAGRLLVSGGADRPARLWSVDPALAGLAVCARAYPDLTAEQWAGYFPGVDRRRPCH